The Nonlabens spongiae genome contains a region encoding:
- a CDS encoding NADH:ubiquinone reductase (Na(+)-transporting) subunit D has protein sequence MADNKELTKKEELILFLSDTDEREGLLGKKNRKLLSDPLTDNNPITVQVLGICSALAITVQLKPAIVMSIAVMTVMAFSNMIVSLLRNLIPSRIRIIVQLVVVAALVILVDQVLRAFAYDVSKELSVFVGLIITNCIVMGRLEAFALGNGVWKSFLDGIGNAAGYAFILILVAFFRELLGAGKLLGYEVLGHKGTTLADSTGLYALGYSDNGLMLLSPMALITVGIIIWVQRSRNRSLIEQN, from the coding sequence ATGGCTGACAATAAAGAATTGACCAAAAAAGAAGAATTGATCCTTTTTCTTTCTGATACTGATGAAAGAGAAGGTCTACTTGGTAAGAAGAATAGAAAATTACTTTCTGACCCTCTAACGGATAACAACCCAATTACCGTTCAGGTACTGGGAATTTGTAGCGCTCTCGCGATTACCGTACAATTAAAGCCGGCGATCGTAATGAGTATTGCGGTAATGACGGTGATGGCTTTCTCTAACATGATAGTTTCCTTGTTGAGAAACTTGATCCCATCTCGTATCCGTATTATTGTTCAACTTGTTGTAGTTGCTGCGCTTGTGATCTTGGTTGATCAGGTTCTCAGAGCTTTCGCCTATGACGTTTCTAAGGAACTGTCCGTATTCGTTGGGCTGATCATTACTAACTGTATTGTGATGGGTCGTCTTGAGGCATTTGCCTTAGGTAACGGTGTATGGAAATCATTTCTAGACGGTATAGGAAATGCTGCAGGTTATGCTTTCATATTAATTTTGGTAGCATTTTTTAGAGAATTGTTGGGTGCAGGAAAACTTCTTGGCTATGAAGTTTTAGGTCACAAAGGAACCACTCTCGCAGATTCTACAGGATTGTATGCACTAGGATATTCTGATAATGGACTGATGTTATTATCACCCATGGCATTGATTACCGTGGGTATCATCATCTGGGTGCAACGTAGTCGCAACAGATCTTTAATTGAACAAAACTAA
- a CDS encoding Na(+)-translocating NADH-quinone reductase subunit C yields the protein MDRNSNAYTFLFAVIMVAVVASALAFAATSLQPAQAENVKQEKMQNILSTVGVETSRDSAEMLFNKYIVEQVALDNNGQEKDGVNAFTVDLKKELKRPVEEQAFPLYVADVEGTKYYVVPLRGKGLWDAIWGYVALKDDINTIKGVVFDHKGETPGLGAEITQGWFKKRFEDEKIMDEAGNFIGVSVAKGYQGGDNKDDNAVDAISGATITGDGVTDMISERLKNYLPYFKSQTNVKMASN from the coding sequence ATGGATAGAAATTCAAACGCATATACATTTTTGTTTGCCGTAATTATGGTTGCGGTTGTAGCAAGTGCTCTGGCTTTTGCAGCAACTAGTCTGCAGCCTGCTCAAGCAGAAAATGTAAAGCAAGAAAAGATGCAAAACATCTTAAGTACTGTAGGTGTTGAGACCTCACGTGATAGTGCTGAAATGTTGTTCAACAAATACATCGTTGAGCAAGTTGCCTTAGATAATAACGGTCAGGAAAAAGATGGTGTTAATGCCTTTACCGTCGATCTTAAAAAAGAATTGAAACGACCTGTTGAAGAACAAGCTTTTCCACTTTATGTAGCAGATGTAGAGGGTACTAAATATTACGTGGTTCCCCTACGCGGTAAAGGACTTTGGGATGCGATCTGGGGCTATGTTGCTCTAAAAGATGATATCAATACTATTAAAGGTGTTGTTTTTGATCATAAAGGAGAAACTCCCGGTCTAGGTGCTGAAATCACTCAAGGCTGGTTCAAGAAACGCTTTGAGGATGAGAAGATCATGGATGAGGCAGGAAATTTCATAGGCGTTTCTGTTGCAAAAGGTTATCAAGGTGGTGATAATAAAGATGACAATGCCGTTGATGCCATTTCTGGAGCAACCATTACTGGCGATGGGGTTACTGATATGATTTCTGAGCGCCTAAAAAACTACTTGCCCTATTTCAAGTCACAGACTAACGTAAAAATGGCGTCTAATTAA
- the nqrB gene encoding NADH:ubiquinone reductase (Na(+)-transporting) subunit B: protein MKWLRSKLDQARKPFEPGAKFEKYAPAINAFDTFLFTPNHVTKKGAHIRDVVDLKRTMITVVLALVPALLFGMWNTGAQYLYQEMGLASVLDVPFMDAFIEGAILTLPLIIVSYVVGLTIEFIFAIYRGHEVNEGYLVTGLLIPMIFPVDIPLWMLALSVAFAVLIGKEAFGGTGMNILNPALTARAFAFFAYPLYMSGNAVWVHQGDTDAVSGETILGSLASGQFDGTVDGAAANSVAFSGPAPAESSVLSGIDSMDMFMGYIPGSVAETSALMILIGAIILIATKVGSWRIILGGILGGLAMGAIFNFFGNMGSEFITGLVDSGKITMDQVYNDAAAVAELNLSGWDATLMELGTNQLINFPFWQHLLVGSILFGVVFMATDPVSAAQTFKGKWIYGILIGFFGIMIRIFNPAYPEGIMLAILLMNVFAPTIDHYVIQANVNKRKKRAKKAQVNLQTA from the coding sequence ATGAAATGGTTAAGAAGTAAACTGGATCAGGCAAGAAAGCCTTTTGAACCAGGCGCCAAGTTTGAAAAATATGCGCCCGCTATCAATGCATTTGATACCTTTTTGTTTACCCCAAATCACGTAACTAAAAAAGGAGCCCACATTAGAGATGTGGTGGATCTCAAGCGTACCATGATTACCGTGGTTCTTGCATTGGTTCCAGCATTGTTGTTTGGTATGTGGAATACGGGTGCCCAATACTTGTATCAGGAAATGGGGCTTGCAAGTGTTTTAGATGTACCATTTATGGACGCATTTATTGAAGGTGCTATACTTACATTGCCACTAATTATCGTGAGTTATGTTGTGGGATTGACGATTGAATTCATCTTTGCAATCTACCGCGGTCACGAGGTTAATGAGGGATATCTTGTTACGGGTCTTTTGATTCCTATGATTTTCCCAGTGGACATCCCATTGTGGATGCTGGCATTGTCAGTTGCTTTTGCGGTTTTGATCGGTAAAGAGGCATTTGGTGGAACGGGAATGAATATTTTAAATCCAGCACTTACTGCTAGAGCTTTTGCATTCTTTGCATATCCACTCTATATGTCTGGTAATGCAGTGTGGGTACACCAGGGTGATACTGATGCGGTTTCTGGAGAGACGATCTTAGGATCTTTGGCAAGCGGTCAGTTTGATGGTACTGTTGATGGGGCTGCTGCAAACTCGGTTGCTTTTTCTGGTCCCGCTCCAGCTGAATCCAGCGTGCTTTCAGGAATTGATTCCATGGATATGTTTATGGGTTACATTCCAGGCTCTGTTGCAGAAACTTCTGCACTGATGATTTTGATAGGTGCGATAATCTTGATCGCAACAAAAGTAGGTAGCTGGAGAATTATTCTTGGTGGAATTCTGGGTGGTCTTGCGATGGGGGCGATCTTTAATTTCTTCGGAAATATGGGTAGCGAATTCATCACTGGTCTCGTAGATAGCGGAAAAATCACCATGGACCAAGTCTACAACGACGCGGCAGCGGTAGCAGAACTGAATCTTTCAGGGTGGGATGCTACGTTGATGGAATTGGGAACAAATCAATTAATCAATTTCCCTTTCTGGCAACACCTTCTTGTAGGTAGTATTTTATTTGGTGTGGTCTTCATGGCAACAGATCCTGTAAGTGCCGCGCAGACATTCAAAGGAAAGTGGATCTACGGTATCTTGATAGGATTCTTCGGGATTATGATACGTATTTTCAATCCAGCTTATCCAGAAGGGATCATGCTAGCCATTTTATTAATGAATGTGTTTGCACCTACGATTGATCACTATGTGATTCAGGCAAATGTTAACAAACGTAAGAAAAGAGCTAAGAAAGCTCAAGTTAATCTACAAACTGCATAG
- a CDS encoding Na(+)-translocating NADH-quinone reductase subunit A gives MSKDIRVRKGLDLKLKGEAEKQLVEAPAPKVFAIKPPDFHAMVPKMILKEGAVVKAGEPIFYSKYDEKVKFVSPVSGTLTEIVRGAKRRIMEVRITPNGTSDALKHDVGSLNSLKGEEVKALLLESGCWPFIVQRPYSIMASSEDTPKSIFVSVYTTAPLSGDADFIVSQKMEAFQAGITALSKLTPGKVHVGVGKNSSINSLNDAVIHKVKGPHPAGNVGVQIHKLDPINMGERVWTVNAEDVATIGNFFLNGTFQAERTVALTGTDAEESKRKYYKTTIGAQVNSIIGTVDLDKTRIISGDVLTGDKLSNDQFINYFHNTLTLIPEGNDYALLGWLPFTRNNVPSNAGTSFAKLFGGKKKVDTNLNGEERALVVTGEMEEVMPMDVYPMQLIKACMAGDIEKMENLGIYEVAPEDFALIDFTNTSKLEAQEIIRNGLDLMITEVG, from the coding sequence ATGTCAAAGGACATCAGAGTAAGAAAAGGACTTGATCTCAAATTGAAGGGTGAGGCTGAGAAACAGCTTGTTGAAGCGCCAGCGCCTAAAGTATTTGCAATCAAGCCGCCTGATTTTCACGCAATGGTTCCCAAAATGATCCTTAAAGAAGGAGCGGTGGTAAAAGCTGGGGAACCTATTTTCTATTCAAAATACGACGAGAAAGTTAAGTTTGTATCTCCTGTTTCAGGAACACTTACTGAAATTGTACGTGGAGCAAAAAGACGCATTATGGAAGTGCGTATCACTCCTAACGGCACTTCAGACGCCCTTAAACATGATGTAGGTTCTCTAAATTCCTTAAAAGGAGAAGAGGTTAAGGCGTTATTGCTTGAAAGTGGTTGCTGGCCATTCATCGTGCAACGTCCTTACAGTATTATGGCAAGTTCTGAGGATACGCCTAAATCCATTTTTGTATCTGTCTACACTACGGCACCTCTGTCTGGAGATGCTGATTTTATAGTATCGCAAAAGATGGAGGCTTTTCAAGCTGGTATTACTGCTTTGAGCAAGCTTACTCCGGGTAAGGTTCACGTTGGGGTTGGTAAAAATTCATCGATCAATTCGCTAAATGATGCGGTCATTCATAAAGTAAAAGGGCCTCACCCTGCAGGAAATGTAGGTGTTCAAATTCACAAGTTGGATCCTATAAATATGGGCGAGCGTGTATGGACTGTGAATGCAGAAGATGTTGCTACGATTGGAAACTTCTTCCTGAATGGTACATTCCAGGCTGAAAGAACAGTGGCCCTTACAGGAACAGATGCTGAGGAAAGTAAGCGTAAATATTATAAGACTACCATAGGTGCTCAGGTAAATAGTATCATAGGTACGGTTGATCTTGATAAAACTAGAATTATTTCTGGAGATGTTTTGACAGGAGATAAGCTTTCTAACGACCAATTCATCAACTATTTCCACAACACATTGACTTTGATTCCAGAAGGAAACGATTATGCTTTACTAGGATGGTTGCCATTTACACGCAACAATGTACCTTCTAATGCAGGAACTTCTTTTGCAAAGTTGTTTGGTGGAAAGAAAAAAGTGGACACTAACCTGAATGGTGAAGAGCGTGCGCTGGTAGTGACGGGTGAGATGGAAGAGGTAATGCCCATGGATGTTTACCCCATGCAGTTGATCAAAGCATGTATGGCTGGTGACATTGAGAAGATGGAAAACCTCGGTATTTATGAGGTAGCGCCAGAAGACTTCGCTCTTATAGATTTTACAAATACGTCTAAACTTGAAGCGCAAGAGATTATACGCAACGGTTTAGATCTAATGATAACTGAAGTAGGTTAA
- a CDS encoding type IX secretion system plug protein: MKVFLIASIFSLMTLLSGAQTMDELVNDPDYIKTVTFNLDPEELLPVFELGDPITLSFDDVIGDEADYYYQFEHYDYDWTPSQLFKNEWLIGIDDARIFNYRNSFTTLQPYSHYMMRVPNQFTKGFRVSGNYMVHIYNSDRELVFSRKFMIKEPGAIIGVDTRRARDLNYIQTQQRVQFFIDSQEITFINPEQQLKVAIVKNAEINSPLMNVKPQFNVGNRQEYKYDALTSFWAGNEYLFFENKDFRSPNVNIDYVSLNDLYEAHLYVDGPRLNQEYTYFPDINGNFLVTTLENEDITVQAEYVDVHFTLDLQEVKLPEGSRIFVTGNYNAYQLQDEAEMQLNENTGRYETTILLKQGFYNYRYSVMLPDGTMDHGLISGNKWQTENVYSILAYYRELGGRYDKLIGIGQGNSENITN; encoded by the coding sequence ATGAAGGTTTTTTTGATCGCCAGTATATTTTCATTAATGACCCTACTTTCTGGGGCTCAGACCATGGATGAGCTTGTCAACGATCCTGACTATATCAAGACGGTTACATTTAATCTGGATCCTGAAGAGTTGCTACCGGTATTTGAATTAGGCGACCCCATCACCTTAAGTTTTGACGACGTGATAGGTGATGAGGCTGACTACTATTATCAATTTGAGCACTACGATTATGACTGGACGCCTAGCCAGTTGTTCAAAAACGAATGGCTTATAGGAATAGACGACGCGCGTATATTTAACTACCGCAACTCTTTTACCACACTCCAGCCCTACTCGCATTACATGATGCGTGTTCCTAACCAGTTTACAAAAGGCTTTCGCGTAAGCGGAAACTACATGGTTCACATTTACAACAGCGACAGGGAGCTGGTTTTCTCACGTAAATTTATGATCAAGGAACCGGGAGCCATAATTGGCGTGGACACAAGACGCGCGCGTGACCTCAACTACATCCAAACGCAGCAACGCGTTCAGTTTTTTATAGATAGTCAAGAGATTACTTTTATCAATCCAGAGCAGCAGCTTAAAGTCGCCATCGTTAAAAATGCTGAGATTAACAGCCCGCTCATGAACGTAAAACCTCAATTTAACGTGGGGAACCGCCAGGAATATAAATATGACGCGCTGACCTCTTTCTGGGCAGGAAATGAGTATCTGTTTTTTGAAAACAAAGATTTCAGATCTCCTAATGTAAATATAGACTATGTGTCGCTTAATGATCTTTATGAAGCTCATTTATATGTAGATGGACCGCGACTCAATCAAGAGTATACCTACTTTCCAGACATCAATGGGAATTTCCTCGTCACCACTCTTGAGAATGAAGATATTACCGTGCAAGCAGAGTATGTGGATGTACACTTTACTCTAGACCTACAAGAAGTCAAACTGCCTGAGGGCTCCAGAATTTTTGTGACGGGTAATTACAATGCTTATCAGCTTCAAGACGAGGCAGAGATGCAATTGAATGAAAACACCGGTCGTTATGAAACCACAATTCTTTTAAAACAAGGTTTCTACAACTACCGCTACAGCGTGATGTTGCCAGACGGAACCATGGATCACGGACTGATTAGCGGAAACAAATGGCAAACGGAAAATGTGTATTCAATTCTAGCGTATTATCGTGAACTGGGCGGTCGCTATGATAAACTGATAGGTATAGGACAAGGTAATAGTGAGAATATTACGAATTGA
- a CDS encoding TlpA family protein disulfide reductase, translating to MQQQLWWRLLEMFFFNINKFEELRAEIEAKDKIILTAETFSLTRLDGEEVSVNLHKRDTLLLNFWATWCKPCIEEMLVDDQTSKSKYYISLESLETIKGFMRKHPNINVDTYRLDSIELPFEPKKIPFYPYHLKIYDGKIVK from the coding sequence TTGCAGCAGCAGCTATGGTGGCGGCTTTTGGAAATGTTTTTTTTTAATATTAACAAATTTGAAGAGTTGCGAGCTGAAATTGAGGCAAAAGATAAAATAATCTTGACTGCAGAAACTTTTAGTCTTACCCGTTTAGATGGTGAGGAGGTTAGTGTTAATCTTCATAAGAGGGATACCTTACTATTAAATTTTTGGGCTACATGGTGCAAGCCTTGTATTGAAGAAATGTTAGTGGATGATCAAACGAGTAAAAGTAAATATTATATCTCTCTCGAATCATTGGAAACCATTAAAGGTTTTATGAGAAAGCATCCTAACATAAATGTAGACACTTATCGTTTAGATTCTATAGAGCTACCTTTTGAGCCTAAGAAAATTCCTTTTTACCCTTATCATCTAAAAATTTATGATGGAAAAATCGTCAAATAA
- a CDS encoding DUF3667 domain-containing protein, whose amino-acid sequence MPPKTRSLAQYRGDQCLNCGTPLDKIDKYCHQCGQLNSTKQLALKDFFSEFVSNFFSYDSRGWRTIKHILFKPGFVSKEFIRGKRMSYANPFRFFLSVCIIFFLFLQLENAYQKYYGNRSIQDGLINTGYDDPEDATKINDSLVDQDREITLALGDEGIQINEINNELEAITDEELAQIESKPGGKFIANKIREERDAELARQRKDTTQSEQKEYTYVTQKELDEMGWFKQISEQIGDYTNYYDREQIVDPKVALKNLEHRVDTYNIAVYERAQLLERIEGDPSILISVILPKLPIFLFLFTPFVTLFLWLLYLRRSFTFMEHLIFSFNVLTFAFLSGFILILLNLATFGWLDLSFIFFFLIGPFYLYKSMRNFYGQSRMKTIIKFLLINFVYSFAFSIGFVLLLLIGIAIS is encoded by the coding sequence ATGCCGCCTAAAACCCGCTCACTAGCTCAATATAGAGGTGACCAATGCCTCAACTGTGGAACGCCGCTCGATAAAATAGACAAGTACTGTCATCAATGCGGGCAACTCAACTCCACTAAACAACTTGCGCTGAAGGATTTTTTCAGCGAGTTTGTATCCAATTTCTTCTCTTACGATAGTCGCGGCTGGCGCACCATCAAACATATTTTATTTAAACCGGGATTTGTAAGTAAAGAATTCATTAGAGGTAAAAGGATGAGCTATGCAAATCCGTTCCGGTTCTTCTTGAGTGTATGCATCATATTTTTCCTTTTTCTTCAGCTAGAAAACGCATATCAAAAATATTACGGAAACCGTTCCATTCAAGATGGATTGATCAATACAGGCTATGATGATCCTGAAGATGCAACTAAAATTAATGACAGCCTTGTCGATCAGGATCGTGAAATCACACTAGCACTCGGCGATGAGGGTATCCAGATAAATGAAATAAACAATGAGCTTGAAGCAATTACTGACGAAGAACTCGCACAGATAGAAAGCAAACCGGGTGGGAAATTTATTGCCAATAAAATAAGAGAAGAACGTGATGCCGAGCTTGCAAGACAACGCAAGGATACGACTCAATCTGAACAGAAAGAATACACCTATGTTACCCAAAAAGAACTGGATGAGATGGGCTGGTTCAAACAAATTTCTGAGCAAATAGGAGACTATACCAATTATTACGATCGGGAGCAGATCGTTGATCCTAAAGTTGCACTTAAAAACCTAGAGCACCGCGTAGATACGTATAATATTGCAGTGTACGAGCGTGCGCAGCTTTTAGAACGCATCGAGGGCGACCCGAGTATTTTGATCAGTGTCATCCTTCCTAAACTGCCTATATTTTTATTTCTGTTTACTCCGTTTGTGACACTATTCCTCTGGCTGTTATACTTAAGGAGAAGCTTCACTTTTATGGAGCATTTAATTTTTTCATTTAACGTTCTGACCTTCGCTTTCTTGAGTGGGTTTATCTTGATTCTACTCAATCTAGCAACCTTTGGCTGGCTGGATTTGTCGTTCATATTCTTTTTCTTGATAGGCCCCTTTTACCTCTACAAATCCATGAGGAATTTTTACGGCCAGAGCAGAATGAAAACCATCATCAAATTTTTATTGATTAATTTTGTTTACTCATTTGCGTTCTCAATAGGCTTTGTCCTGTTGCTTTTAATAGGCATCGCAATAAGTTGA
- the apaG gene encoding Co2+/Mg2+ efflux protein ApaG, whose translation MIQQVTRGIKISVATSFEGTFYKDYKMHFAFGYTITIENRSKDSVQLTSRHWKIKNALSRTEHVDGEGVIGKKPVLKPGQSHTYRSGCLLTSPIGSMSGYYNMINFTNTRQFRVTIPVFRLNAPFALN comes from the coding sequence ATGATACAACAAGTCACCAGGGGAATTAAAATTTCGGTTGCAACGAGTTTTGAGGGTACATTTTATAAAGATTATAAAATGCACTTTGCCTTTGGTTACACTATAACGATCGAGAACCGCAGTAAGGACAGTGTGCAACTTACTTCAAGACACTGGAAGATCAAGAATGCTTTAAGCCGCACAGAGCATGTGGACGGCGAGGGCGTCATCGGTAAGAAGCCTGTGCTCAAGCCGGGCCAGTCCCATACTTATCGCAGCGGTTGCCTGCTTACTTCTCCCATAGGCAGTATGAGTGGTTATTACAACATGATCAACTTTACAAACACACGTCAGTTTAGGGTGACGATCCCTGTTTTTAGGCTCAATGCTCCCTTTGCGTTGAATTAG
- the pruA gene encoding L-glutamate gamma-semialdehyde dehydrogenase: MGKGFFNVPVAVNEPIKSYAPGTDEREEVLEAYKELWNAETEVPLYINGEAVKTGDTARIRPPHDHNHNAGTYHRAGKKEVNDAINTALEARKAWADMPWEQRAGIFLKAAELVAGPYRARINAATMINQSKTIFQAEIDSACELVDFLRFNVEFMTEIYAEQPESTSGAWNRLEYRPLEGFVYCVSPFNFTAIAGNLPASAALMGNVCVWKPSDHQMLSAQVIAEVFEEAGVPAGVINMVNAEPVMMTDIVMSHADFAGVHFTGSTTVFKGLWSKIGENINTYKTYPRIVGETGGKDFIMAHKSAVPAQVATAIVRGAFEFQGQKCSAASRAYIPKSIWGEVEKLIRRDVESFKMGSPEDMSNFITAVIHEGSFDKLAKYIDAAKESDEAEVIIGGNYDKSKGWFVDPTVIVTDNPKYETMETELFGPVITIYIYEDDQFEETLKLVDETSEYALTGSIMAQDRYAISTATHALQNCAGNFYINDKCTGAVVGQQPFGGARASGTNDKAGSKLNLLRWVSPRMIKETFVTPTDYRYPFLGE, encoded by the coding sequence ATGGGAAAAGGTTTTTTTAATGTACCCGTAGCGGTAAATGAGCCTATCAAATCATATGCACCCGGGACTGACGAGCGCGAGGAAGTCCTGGAAGCCTACAAAGAATTGTGGAATGCAGAGACTGAAGTCCCGCTCTACATCAATGGGGAAGCGGTAAAGACTGGAGACACTGCCAGAATCAGACCACCGCACGATCATAATCATAACGCAGGAACCTACCATCGTGCTGGCAAAAAAGAAGTAAACGATGCTATAAACACAGCATTAGAAGCTCGCAAAGCCTGGGCTGACATGCCATGGGAACAGCGTGCCGGCATTTTCCTCAAAGCCGCTGAACTTGTTGCTGGCCCTTATCGTGCCAGAATCAATGCCGCGACCATGATCAATCAGTCCAAAACTATTTTCCAAGCTGAGATCGACAGTGCTTGTGAACTTGTGGACTTTTTGAGATTCAACGTAGAATTCATGACAGAGATCTACGCCGAGCAGCCTGAGTCTACTTCAGGTGCGTGGAACAGATTAGAGTACCGCCCGCTTGAAGGATTTGTGTACTGTGTATCTCCATTCAATTTTACAGCTATTGCCGGTAATTTGCCAGCGAGCGCAGCTCTTATGGGTAATGTTTGTGTATGGAAGCCTAGCGACCACCAGATGCTCAGTGCTCAAGTTATTGCCGAAGTTTTTGAAGAAGCTGGAGTTCCAGCCGGAGTCATCAACATGGTAAATGCTGAGCCCGTTATGATGACAGACATCGTCATGTCCCATGCAGATTTTGCTGGAGTTCACTTTACAGGTTCAACTACTGTATTCAAAGGTCTCTGGAGTAAAATAGGCGAGAATATCAATACTTATAAAACCTACCCTAGAATCGTGGGAGAAACCGGCGGTAAGGATTTTATCATGGCTCACAAATCAGCGGTTCCTGCTCAGGTAGCAACGGCTATCGTGCGTGGTGCTTTTGAATTCCAAGGTCAAAAATGTAGCGCAGCATCTCGTGCCTACATCCCTAAAAGTATTTGGGGAGAAGTTGAAAAACTCATACGTCGCGATGTGGAATCCTTCAAAATGGGCTCTCCTGAAGACATGAGCAATTTTATTACCGCAGTTATTCATGAAGGAAGTTTTGATAAGCTTGCCAAATATATCGATGCGGCTAAGGAAAGTGACGAGGCTGAAGTTATCATAGGAGGAAACTACGACAAGTCCAAAGGCTGGTTTGTAGACCCGACCGTCATCGTAACAGATAATCCCAAGTACGAGACTATGGAAACAGAGCTCTTCGGTCCAGTGATTACCATTTATATTTATGAAGATGACCAGTTTGAAGAAACGCTCAAGCTTGTAGATGAAACAAGTGAATACGCTCTTACCGGTTCTATTATGGCTCAAGATCGTTATGCAATCAGTACGGCGACACATGCGCTTCAAAACTGTGCTGGAAACTTCTATATCAACGATAAATGTACCGGCGCTGTTGTAGGCCAGCAGCCCTTTGGTGGAGCAAGAGCTTCAGGAACTAATGATAAAGCAGGATCTAAGCTCAACTTGCTACGATGGGTAAGCCCTCGTATGATCAAGGAAACTTTTGTAACCCCTACGGATTATAGGTATCCATTTTTGGGCGAGTAA
- the rsmG gene encoding 16S rRNA (guanine(527)-N(7))-methyltransferase RsmG — MSQIIKHYFPHITAEQERQFAQLEELYKEWNAQINVISRKDIDQLYERHVLHSLGIVSVVRFRESLPNTKGGTRVLDVGTGGGFPGIPLAILFPKTQFHLVDAIAKKIKVVDAVVEALDLKNVTTAHGRAEKVKGRFDFIVSRAVTNMDDFVKWTRNKVRKDSYHTVENGILYLKGGDLREELKPFPNAYIYELSDVFEEEFFETKKVVHLPL; from the coding sequence GTGTCCCAAATTATCAAACACTATTTTCCGCACATTACAGCAGAGCAAGAACGTCAGTTTGCCCAGCTGGAGGAACTTTATAAGGAGTGGAATGCTCAGATTAACGTGATATCCCGTAAAGATATCGATCAACTTTATGAGCGTCATGTACTGCACTCGCTGGGGATCGTTTCTGTGGTACGCTTTCGCGAAAGCTTACCCAATACCAAAGGCGGTACAAGGGTTCTAGATGTGGGAACGGGAGGAGGTTTTCCTGGAATTCCCCTCGCTATCCTATTTCCAAAAACGCAATTTCATCTAGTCGATGCTATCGCTAAAAAGATTAAAGTCGTGGATGCCGTTGTAGAAGCTCTGGATCTCAAAAATGTGACCACCGCACACGGTCGAGCTGAGAAAGTAAAAGGTCGATTTGATTTTATCGTGAGTAGAGCAGTGACTAACATGGACGATTTCGTTAAGTGGACCCGCAATAAAGTCAGAAAGGACAGCTACCACACCGTCGAGAATGGAATTCTCTACCTCAAAGGTGGTGATCTAAGGGAAGAGCTCAAGCCGTTCCCGAATGCGTATATCTACGAACTCTCTGATGTGTTTGAAGAAGAGTTTTTTGAAACCAAAAAAGTGGTGCACTTGCCATTATAA